Proteins from a genomic interval of Nitrospina gracilis Nb-211:
- the ispE gene encoding 4-(cytidine 5'-diphospho)-2-C-methyl-D-erythritol kinase translates to MKLAFRTPAKINLGLFVLGKRDDGFHELETLFQMVSLYDEIELESREQDIALECDAPGIPTDGTNLAVRAAEMLRESVPAAAGRGCRIRLKKHIPAGAGLGGGSGNAAYVLWGLNRLWDLKLERSALHEFAARLGSDIPFFLSAPQAVGRGRGELLEPLEPSEKMHLVIIFPRLVVPTGEVYRGLNLELTTPPKTISILQKFFSRSDVAGLAAHLHNDLEPYVLQRFPVVKQARDALSALDAEGVLLSGSGSAVFGIFSSREQAEQAFTRLQATDWDVFVAETVSRFAEFLPEEMLDYP, encoded by the coding sequence ATGAAACTGGCATTCCGCACCCCCGCAAAAATCAACCTGGGCTTGTTCGTGCTGGGCAAGCGCGACGACGGCTTTCATGAACTCGAAACCCTGTTCCAGATGGTCAGCCTGTACGACGAGATCGAGCTGGAATCGCGGGAGCAAGACATCGCACTCGAATGCGACGCGCCTGGTATTCCCACAGATGGCACCAACCTGGCGGTGCGGGCGGCAGAGATGCTGAGGGAGTCGGTCCCGGCGGCGGCCGGGCGCGGGTGCCGTATCCGATTGAAAAAACATATCCCCGCCGGAGCCGGGCTGGGCGGCGGCAGTGGCAACGCCGCTTACGTCTTATGGGGACTCAACCGGCTGTGGGACCTCAAACTGGAGCGGTCCGCGCTTCATGAATTTGCCGCCCGTTTGGGCTCAGATATTCCTTTTTTCCTGTCCGCGCCGCAGGCCGTCGGGCGCGGCCGGGGGGAGTTGCTGGAGCCTCTGGAACCTTCTGAAAAAATGCACCTTGTTATTATTTTCCCACGGCTCGTCGTGCCCACCGGAGAGGTCTATCGCGGCCTGAATTTAGAATTGACAACCCCCCCGAAAACGATTAGTATTTTGCAAAAATTTTTTTCTCGATCGGATGTCGCCGGTCTGGCCGCCCATCTCCACAACGACTTGGAACCTTATGTTTTACAAAGGTTTCCTGTCGTCAAGCAGGCCCGGGACGCGTTGAGTGCGCTCGATGCGGAGGGGGTGCTCCTGTCCGGCAGCGGTTCCGCCGTGTTCGGTATTTTTTCCAGCCGGGAGCAGGCCGAGCAGGCTTTCACCCGTCTTCAGGCAACCGATTGG